Proteins encoded together in one Coffea arabica cultivar ET-39 chromosome 2c, Coffea Arabica ET-39 HiFi, whole genome shotgun sequence window:
- the LOC140035864 gene encoding bax inhibitor 1-like, with product MVIGFCIGVSLAPVVDLLGTIGEGKNTVFNGALNVGPQIGPLIAMDKAAAGLLKGAPDGSLINSLIPADRRDVLLATSGAAAIFLCFGVVTKDRRDRLEMYVFGVTPSAAMLCAGSVTFQMNYKFLWLIGYVVAYSQEIVVRARRGDNYYTQHCVAFFLDIIPFTFHLGRITLRKLASELRNLYTCLLNLAQGD from the exons ATGGTAATTGGATTTTGCATCGGAGTTTCTTTGGCTCCAGTGGTTGACCTTCTCGGCACAATTGGTGAAGGAAAGAATACGGTCTTCAATGGGGCCTTAAATGTTGGTCCTCAGATTGGCCCCCTCATTGCAATGGATAAAGCAGCTGCTGGACTTCTTAAAGGAGCCCCAGATGGCAGTCTGATTAACTCTCTCATCCCAGCTGATAGAcg AGACGTTCTCCTTGCTACATCCGGAGCTGCTGCAATCTTCTTGTGTTTTGGAGTGGTAACTAAAGACAGACGGGATAGGCTTGAAATGTATGTTTTTGGTGTAACGCCTTCAGCTGCTATGTTGTGTGCTGGTTCAGTCACCTTTCAG ATGAATTACAAGTTCCTCTGGCTCATAGGGTATGTGGTTGCATACAGTCAGGAGATTGTTGTACGAGCTCGCCGTGGAGATAACTACTATACGCAACATTGTGTTGCCTTCTTCCTTGACATCATTCCATTTACTTTCCATCTTGGCCGAATTACA CTGAGAAAACTAGCTTCGGAGCTGAGAAATCTGTATACCTGCTTGCTAAATCTCGCACAAGGAGACTAA